DNA from Ignisphaera sp.:
GGGAATAATAAATGCAAGAACATCTAGCAAGGGTCTAAGAGGAAGAACAACACTAATATCATTGCCTATACCTCTAGACCCCTTCGAAAAAAGATTAGATGAATTAATAGATAGGAGAATTGTAGAGGGCGAAACAAACAGCTAACACTATAAATACCCTTGCTGGCTTACGGGGACTTGCAGCCAATGGAATTATTCCAAAGATTCCCAATATTACCCGAGAAAATCAAAAAGAAGATTGATATACTTGGAAAGCCATGTGTATGGAACATTATAGCAATTCTAAGTATAACAGATGCAAAAACGATTAACATAACATCCCTAATATCAAAACTTAACAGCAACTATAACTATGTTATGCGATGTATTGAATTAATGAAATCTTTTGATATGGTTAACGAGATTAAAATGGGTAGGGTAAGATTGATAAAATTGAATGAAGATAACGAGTATGTGAAAACCATTCTCAATATTTTATATAAATGATATTTAATGCTGTTGACTGTTGTCAACTCTTTTTTGAAAAAGATAGTAGATCCCTCTTCTCTTTTTTACCCTCAGGCTTTGGTTTTGATTTCTTGTGTTTGCCCCCCTCATCATACACCATGGACTCTAACTCCTTCTTGGCTTCTTTCTCCATAAGTTCTTTGTATTTCCTATAATAACTCATTATATTTGCCTTATTGGATCCTGCTAGTAACTCAATCATCTTCTCGGATAGCCCCAAACCAATGGCAATTCTAGCGGCATAGTCTGGGTTTGTCAAGAATATCGCTTTTAGTATTGGTATTACATCACTTTTTGCTGTCGAAGTCGATATATGAAGGTTTTGAGAAACTATTTTCGCTAGATCCTCTCTTACATCTCTACTCTCTTTTAATTTAGATAACATTAATATTCTTTGTGGGAAGTTGTATTTAACCCATCTGAATTTGTCTTTGGAATTATTCCTAGCAGCTAAGGCTATACCTGATGTCATAAGGTCTATGCTATAGGTTAGCAGATCCCAGTCTCCTGATTTAACAATTCTTCCAAGATATACATCAGCCTTGCTCAGAAATTCGTATGCCCTTGCTACATCATTTAAATTAGTGTATTGTAAAGGAATGTTTTCTTCGAGCCAGAGCCTCAGCTGTTCATAATCCAGCTGGGATTGATTCAACGCATTTTTCGCTTGCCAAGCATATGTTGCAGAAAATATCATTCTAAGTGTTTCAAATGGATCTCTCTCCTTGTCTCTTGGTCTAAGCAGAGCCTTGGCTCTTTCAAGACTCACTTCTCCAAAGCCTTCACCAACAGCTTGAAGATCGTTTATAGCTGCCCTTGCATCACCCTCTGCCCTCTCTACAATGTATTCCAAGGCTTTTTCATCACATCTCAAATTCTCTGCTGAGCATATTCGCAGAAGAAGCTTAGTCAAATCCCTTTTATCCAATTTCCTAAACTGGACAAACTCAGCTAACTCACGTAAAGGCCTCAGTTTTTGATCCCATGGATTATTAGCTGTCATTACGATGGGTGCTTTAGTTATTTCAACCAAATGCTTAATAGCATCAAGAGCACCTGCATCCTCCTTTGCAGCTATTCCATCAACTTCATCTAAGAGTATAATTTTCTTTTTTCCAGAACTAAAAAGGCTTTGTATTGTTGAGGATCTAACTGCAATTCTTTCTATATCCTCTTTTCTTCTAAAATCACTTGCATTCATTTCAAGAAGCTCATATCCAAACTCATTTGCTATTGCCTCTACAAGTGATGTTTTGCCACAGCCTGGAGGTCCATATAGCAGCAAAGCCTTTTTCTGCACATTAGGCCATTTCTTAAACCATTCCAAAATCTTTTCTTTTGCCTCCTCTTGATCAACAACATCATCTACTTTCTTAGGCCTATACTTTATGATCCAAGGTATTCTATCTCTTTCTTGAGACAAACTCTTCAACCCTGTGATTTCCTCATCTACCTTCTCCCAAGTAAGCTAAGTCTAGCAAGCAAAGCTGTCAACTGTATTTCGTCGTCAGCTCCCTCAACAATTCTAAAGTGTATTTCGCCTATGTAATCAGCTATCATAACCCTTACATCTTCAGGTATCTTCAGATCAGCTGAAAAAAGCTCTCTATGCATCTGCTTCAAAACATCTACCCCACTGAGACCGTATGTCACCATGAGTTCCCTCAACTTGTCTCTAGCCTCAATAAATTTACCTGATAGAGCTAAATTCAGAATTTCTCTTATCTCTTTTGGATGGGCTAGTCCAACAACTTTATAAACATTGGCTATTGTGACCTCGCCTAGAGTTGCCGCTGCTTGTAGGATGTTTATCGCTTTTCTTAAATCACCTCCGCTAATCTCATACACAGCTTCTAAGCCATCATCATGGCACATCACATTCTCTTGCGCGCATATCCACTTTAGTCTACCTACAACATCGTCTTTTTTAAGTTGTATAAATCTAAACGATGCACATCGTGATTGTATCGGATCAATTATTTTACTTGCATAGTTTGCTATTAATATGAAACGCGTTGTCTCTACATACATCTCCATAATTCTCCTCAAAGCCTGCTGAGCATCAGCAGTCATGTTATCAGCCTCATCAAGTATGACAATCTTGAATGGCACCTCGCCTGTCACCTTGCTTCTCGCAAATTCCTTGACTTTGCTTCTTATAACAGTAATCCCTCTTTCATCGCTTGCATTAAGTTCTAAGACGTATCTTCTCCAATCCTCTCCATACAAATCGTGAGCTAGAGCCAAAGCTGCAGTGGTCTTTCCAGTACCGGGAGGGCCCGCAAAGAGTAGATGAGGCATATTCTTCTCTTCAACAAATTTCATGAGCCTCCTAACAATTTCTTCTTGATTAACCATCTCCTTTAATGACTTTGGTCTATACTTCTCAACCCACAGCAGTTCAGCAATTTTTGTGCTCAACCAGCCTTCACCTACACACCAAATTATTTTTAATGCTTTAAGAATACTAATACTTTTTGTCTCTTACCCAAGGCACGTATTTTCACATGTTTTGCAAATCCTAAAGCTGAACAGATTATAAATTAGATAAGCACATATAGTTACTAACTGGTGCTAAACCATCGCAACAGAGTTTTCGCTGCTAGACATAATGTACTATTCAACGCCAGTCAAGGTAATGGTTCTAAGAAGTGTTCCCTACAACCCACTGCTTGGATCTGCACTGCAAAAAGGATCTGAGGAAAAGATTCCTAGATGGATTGCTCAAATTCTTGAGGAAAAGGGGTTTGTTGAAATACTTGAGAAGCCCTATAGTCCCCAAGAACTAACTAAAATAAGGTTTTCCCATACACAACAAAGAGTGACACTAAATAAGCTAGATGACTTCTTCTATATAAATACTATTGCTACAATAAATAAACTTGGAGAAAAAGCTAAGAAAGAAACTGATATAGAGTTGTTGAGGATTATTGATAGGGTTAAGGAGGACTTCAATGAAATTTCGAATATGAGACTATCATACATAGTAAGAGCAATACAATTCCAAGGCCTTGATACAATATCAAAATCGCTTACCATTGAAGAGAAGCTTCTTTCAATGCTTATACAAAAAATAATGTTAACATGGCTAAAGAAATATGCTTTAATTAGGTGATTTAATATGAGCGAACAGATCCCAGACACCACAACAGCTATGGTATTTGATATCGCCCATGTAATTGAGGAGTTTATAAGAAGCTATAAAGTTGAGGGAAAGGCGAAGTATAGAGAACTCATTAGAAGAATGATTCTTGAAAACAGATATGATGTAGAGATAGACTTCAGCGACATTATGAGCTATAATCCAAGGCTCGCGGAGAAGATAGTAAAGGATCCTGAAAATGCCATAAAAAGATTCTCTGAGGTACTAAAAAGTATTGTTGCATACGAGGCCCCAGAGTATCTTGATAAGATATATGAGATTGTGCCGCGATTCAAGAACTTGCCGATAACATTTAAAATACGTGATATAAGAAGTAATTTAATAAACAATCTAATTGCTGTTGAAGGCATAGTTGTGAGGGCGTCGCCTCCGAAGCAAAAAATTGTTGAGGCTGTTTTCCAGCATGATTGTGGTAATGAGGTTATAGTGCCTGTTGTCGGAGATGCTATTGAAAAACCTGTTCAGTGCCCCTATTGCCATAGATCAACTGGCAATTGGAAACTTCTTGAAGAAAAGTCTAGGTTTAGAGACTTTCAAAGACTGGCAATACAAGAGAAACCAGAGGAGATACCAGCAGGTAGAATGCCTAGATCTATAGAGGTTGATGTATTTGATAATCTAGTTGATGTTACGAGACCTGGTGATAGAGTCGTTGTCGTTGGCATTCTAAAACTTAGGGGATCTGGAGGTAAAAAAGCGAAAAGCTTGTACGATGCATATATTGAAGCGAACAATATTATTGTGTCTCAGAGAATGCTTGAGGAAATAGAGATCACTAGGGAAGATGAGGAGAAGATAAGAGAGCTCGCAAAAGATCCTTTGATAAGGAGAAAGATCATAGCGTCTATAGCACCTGCAATCTATGGGCTCTGGGATATAAAAGAGGCTATAGCACTCCTACTGTTTGGTGGAATACCTAAAACCCTACCAGATGGCACAAGAATACGTGGCGACATCCATGTACTGATGATAGGTGATCCAGGTACCGCAAAATCTCAGTTACTTCAGTATGTTGCACGCATAGCTCCTAGAGCCATATACACAACAGGTAAAGGTGCTACAGCAGCAGGTCTAACAGCTGCTGTTGTAAGGGATAAACAAACTGGCGAATACTACTTAGAGGCAGGGGCACTCGTTCTAGCTGACGGGGGAATCGCATGCATAGACGAAATTGATAAGATGAGGGAAGAAGATAGAGTGGCTATTCATGAGGCCATGGAGCAGCAAACAATATCAATAGCGAAAGCCGGTATAGTGGCCAGATTAAATGCAAGAACATCTGTTTTGGCAGCTGGGAACCCAAGATATGGCAGATATCTAATAAATAGGTCGATTGCGGAAAATGTTAACCTGCCTCCAACAATACTATCAAGATTTGATTTAATATTTGTCATAAGAGATGTGCCAAATGCTGAAAGAGATGCTAGGCTTGCTAGG
Protein-coding regions in this window:
- a CDS encoding replication factor C large subunit, which produces MSQERDRIPWIIKYRPKKVDDVVDQEEAKEKILEWFKKWPNVQKKALLLYGPPGCGKTSLVEAIANEFGYELLEMNASDFRRKEDIERIAVRSSTIQSLFSSGKKKIILLDEVDGIAAKEDAGALDAIKHLVEITKAPIVMTANNPWDQKLRPLRELAEFVQFRKLDKRDLTKLLLRICSAENLRCDEKALEYIVERAEGDARAAINDLQAVGEGFGEVSLERAKALLRPRDKERDPFETLRMIFSATYAWQAKNALNQSQLDYEQLRLWLEENIPLQYTNLNDVARAYEFLSKADVYLGRIVKSGDWDLLTYSIDLMTSGIALAARNNSKDKFRWVKYNFPQRILMLSKLKESRDVREDLAKIVSQNLHISTSTAKSDVIPILKAIFLTNPDYAARIAIGLGLSEKMIELLAGSNKANIMSYYRKYKELMEKEAKKELESMVYDEGGKHKKSKPKPEGKKEKRDLLSFSKKS
- a CDS encoding minichromosome maintenance protein MCM, with amino-acid sequence MSEQIPDTTTAMVFDIAHVIEEFIRSYKVEGKAKYRELIRRMILENRYDVEIDFSDIMSYNPRLAEKIVKDPENAIKRFSEVLKSIVAYEAPEYLDKIYEIVPRFKNLPITFKIRDIRSNLINNLIAVEGIVVRASPPKQKIVEAVFQHDCGNEVIVPVVGDAIEKPVQCPYCHRSTGNWKLLEEKSRFRDFQRLAIQEKPEEIPAGRMPRSIEVDVFDNLVDVTRPGDRVVVVGILKLRGSGGKKAKSLYDAYIEANNIIVSQRMLEEIEITREDEEKIRELAKDPLIRRKIIASIAPAIYGLWDIKEAIALLLFGGIPKTLPDGTRIRGDIHVLMIGDPGTAKSQLLQYVARIAPRAIYTTGKGATAAGLTAAVVRDKQTGEYYLEAGALVLADGGIACIDEIDKMREEDRVAIHEAMEQQTISIAKAGIVARLNARTSVLAAGNPRYGRYLINRSIAENVNLPPTILSRFDLIFVIRDVPNAERDARLARHIAEVHAAEDMVKPLLDVEIIRKYIAYARKYVRPVLSEEARKMLEEFFVEMRRKSLETPDSPISITARQLEALIRLAEAHAKMALKPVVTEEDAAEAIRLMKSMLESVGIDVESGEIDIDVIMTGKPKSQREKMLIIENIIRALAKEEGCAKVKAIVAKAREEDIEDKLVEEVLIRMRREGLIYEAKDGCYAPVI
- a CDS encoding replication factor C small subunit, giving the protein MSTKIAELLWVEKYRPKSLKEMVNQEEIVRRLMKFVEEKNMPHLLFAGPPGTGKTTAALALAHDLYGEDWRRYVLELNASDERGITVIRSKVKEFARSKVTGEVPFKIVILDEADNMTADAQQALRRIMEMYVETTRFILIANYASKIIDPIQSRCASFRFIQLKKDDVVGRLKWICAQENVMCHDDGLEAVYEISGGDLRKAINILQAAATLGEVTIANVYKVVGLAHPKEIREILNLALSGKFIEARDKLRELMVTYGLSGVDVLKQMHRELFSADLKIPEDVRVMIADYIGEIHFRIVEGADDEIQLTALLARLSLLGRR